The Staphylococcus saprophyticus subsp. saprophyticus ATCC 15305 = NCTC 7292 genome contains the following window.
TCTGTAATATGTGGATGTGCATGACCAGTGATGATAGGGCCATATGCTTGTAAATAATCTATATATTTATTACCATCCACATCGTATAAATAAGCGCCTTTACCTGAACGCATCATTACAGGTGCGCCACCACCTACTGCTTTATAAGAACGCGATGGAGAGTTAACGCCACCCAAAATGTATTCATCAGATAATTTCTGAAGTTTTTCACTTTCAGTAAATTTCATTATTATCAACCTCTTTTAATTTAATATTTTCGCTTATTATCGTATCATAAAATTAATCATAAAAAGAAATAGGGTGAGTTATATGTTGAAAAAAGGAGATCAATTTCCTTTATTTGAATTAGAAAATCAAAATGGTGAGCTAATCACGAATGAGACGATTAAAGGTAAAAAGGCAGTTTTGTATTTTTATCCAAGAGATAATACACCAACATGTACTACAGAAGCGTGCGATTTTAGAGATAATATCGCTTTATTTAATGAACTTAATGCCAGTGTCTATGGCATTAGTGGTGACAGTAAAAAGAAACATCAGAATTTTAGTGACAAATTAGATCTAAATTTTGACTTACTTGTAGATACAGATTATAAATTATCTGAAGCGGTTGGTGTATATCAACTGAAAAAATCATTTGGAAAAGAATCCATGGGTATAGTGAGAACAACCTTTGTAATAGATGAAACTGGTCAAATTATTGATATAATTGAAAAAGTTAAAGTGAAAACGCAAATAGATGAATTAAAACAAATCTTGGGGTGAGCATAAATGAAAGCAGTCAGTCTAATGAAATTGGGCGATTTAGAAAATGAATTGAAAGCACGCTTTCCAAATGTAGACTTTGTGTTTAGCAATGGTCTCTCAGATATAGATGACAAGGACAGAGAAACTTTAGAAATATTATTTGGTTATGATGGTAAATTGGATGAATCGTTTTTAAAACAATGTCCTAATTTAAATTGGATTGCTTGGTATGCCACAGGTGTAAACAACTTGCCTTTAGAATACATAAGCAAGCATAATATTAAACTAACGAACGCTAAAGGTGTACATGCAAAACAGATGTCGGAGTTTATATTTGCGTACATATTAGATGATTATAAAAAGATGAGAACTTCCTACATAAATCAAAAAAATAAATATTATGATTCTTCGTTAACTGGATCAAGATTAAGTGGAGAAAAGATATTGTTTATAGGAACAGGAAGCATAGCTCAACAAACAGCGAGAATTGCAAATGTTATGGGCATGACAGTGATGGGTGTTAATACAACTGGACATACTATTGAAGGGTTTAGTAAGATATATCCAATCAATGAATTGAAAGAAGCGTTGCAGGAAGCGAATATTGTAATAAACACTTTGCCAGAAACCAAAGATACAATTCATCTACTTGAAAGAGAGCATTTTGAATGTATGGACCATAATTGTCTTTTTATCAATGTAGGCAGAGGCACAGTAGTTAAAGAAGAAATTTTAATAGAAGCTTTAAAAGAAAAATTAATTAGACATGCATACTTAGATGTATTTGAAAATGAACCATTGCAACCGAGTAATGAGCTATATCAATTGAATAATGTAACGATTACAGCGCATATTACAGGTAATGGTAATGAAAATAAAAGTGAAGTGACAGGTATATTTGAGAAAAATTTAAAATCCATTCTCAATAACAATGAACTAATTGAGAATGTCGTAAATCCTTTGAATGGCTATTGATGTGTTTATAGCTTTGTTTATTGACATTTCCCCACGTGAACAGTTATATTAATATTAAGTAATAATAATTCTTAAATAGAAAGATGGTGAGGGGAATGAGTGCAGAGTTGGAAACGATAGAGCATCAATTAGAGGATTCGATTACTTCATTGAGAAATAATGGTGTAAGAATCACTCCACAGAGACAGGCAATTCTTAAATTTTTAATTGCTTCACATACTCATCCGACAGCAGATGAAATTTATCAAGCACTTTCACCTGATTTTCCAAATATAAGTGTTGCTACTATATATAATAATTTACGTGTATTTAAAGATATTGGTATCGTTAAAGAACTTCCTTATGGAGATTCTTCGAGTCGTTTTGATTTTAGTACACACAATCACTATCACGTTATATGTGAACAATGTGGTAAAATCGTTGACTTCCATTATCCACAACTAGATGAAGTGGAACAGTTAGCACAACACGTAACAGACTTTAATGTAACGCATCACCGTATGGAAATATATGGGTTATGCAAAGATTGCCAAGATAAATAAACTTGATGATGAGAAATAATTAAGCAAAGCTATTTTTAAAATCAATTTTAATCATGAAGAAGGGACTTACTGAATAGTAAGTCCCTTCTTTCACTTTTAGTTATTATAGAAGTAAGTGATTTAATAAAGTGCATTTTTAAAAAGGTGAATTTAATTTTTCAACATTAACTAATATGAATTTAACTTAATGATAATAAGAAAAGGTAATAAAGTAATCAAAATGTGAAATTGGTTATACAATCTATTTACACAAAATAAAATTTAAATACATTTAAACGATATTTGGTAATATCCGTAGTAAAATTAAACTAAAAAGATCTGTATTTTTTATTGACGGTTATAAATAATCTTGATATTATGTAAAAGTCGTCAAAACACGACGTACTGCAATATAAATCGAATCAACAGAAATTATCAAAAGTGTAAATTTGACACTTGTTAATATAGTTGAAAGATAATACAATATTAAATGTTGAGTTAAAAAACGCAACAAACTTAATAAAAAATAACAAAAATTTATTGTTGACTTAACAAAAACTTAATGTTATAATAAATTCTTGTAACGCATTAATGAACATTGAAAACTGAATTGCAATATGTCAACGTTAATTCCGAACACAACATTAAATTGTTGGTTCAAAACAAGTGTTAGAAATAACACAAATTAGTATTTTATGAGCTAATCAAACATCATAATTCATTTATGGAGAGTTTGATCCTGGCTCAGGATGAACGCTGGCGGCGTGCCTAATACATGCAAGTCGAGCGAACAGATAAGGAGCTTGCTCCTTTGACGTTAGCGGCGGACGGGTGAGTAACACGTGGGTAACCTACCTATAAGACTGGGATAACTTCGGGAAACCGGAGCTAATACCGGATAACATTTGGAACCGCATGGTTCTAAAGTGAAAGATGGTTTTGCTATCACTTATAGATGGACCCGCGCCGTATTAGCTAGTTGGTAAGGTAACGGCTTACCAAGGCAACGATACGTAGCCGACCTGAGAGGGTGATCGGCCACACTGGAACTGAGACACGGTCCAGACTCCTACGGGAGGCAGCAGTAGGGAATCTTCCGCAATGGGCGAAAGCCTGACGGAGCAACGCCGCGTGAGTGATGAAGGGTTTCGGCTCGTAAAACTCTGTTATTAGGGAAGAACAAACGTGTAAGTAACTGTGCACGTCTTGACGGTACCTAATCAGAAAGCCACGGCTAACTACGTGCCAGCAGCCGCGGTAATACGTAGGTGGCAAGCGTTATCCGGAATTATTGGGCGTAAAGCGCGCGTAGGCGGTTTCTTAAGTCTGATGTGAAAGCCCACGGCTCAACCGTGGAGGGTCATTGGAAACTGGGAAACTTGAGTGCAGAAGAGGAAAGTGGAATTCCATGTGTAGCGGTGAAATGCGCAGAGATATGGAGGAACACCAGTGGCGAAGGCGACTTTCTGGTCTGTAACTGACGCTGATGTGCGAAAGCGTGGGGATCAAACAGGATTAGATACCCTGGTAGTCCACGCCGTAAACGATGAGTGCTAAGTGTTAGGGGGTTTCCGCCCCTTAGTGCTGCAGCTAACGCATTAAGCACTCCGCCTGGGGAGTACGACCGCAAGGTTGAAACTCAAAGGAATTGACGGGGACCCGCACAAGCGGTGGAGCATGTGGTTTAATTCGAAGCAACGCGAAGAACCTTACCAAATCTTGACATCCTTTGAAAACTCTAGAGATAGAGCCTTCCCCTTCGGGGGACAAAGTGACAGGTGGTGCATGGTTGTCGTCAGCTCGTGTCGTGAGATGTTGGGTTAAGTCCCGCAACGAGCGCAACCCTTAAGCTTAGTTGCCATCATTAAGTTGGGCACTCTAGGTTGACTGCCGGTGACAAACCGGAGGAAGGTGGGGATGACGTCAAATCATCATGCCCCTTATGATTTGGGCTACACACGTGCTACAATGGACAATACAAAGGGCAGCTAAACCGCGAGGTCATGCAAATCCCATAAAGTTGTTCTCAGTTCGGATTGTAGTCTGCAACTCGACTACATGAAGCTGGAATCGCTAGTAATCGTAGATCAGCATGCTACGGTGAATACGTTCCCGGGTCTTGTACACACCGCCCGTCACACCACGAGAGTTTGTAACACCCGAAGCCGGTGGAGTAACCATTTATGGAGCTAGCCGTCGAAGGTGGGACAAATGATTGGGGTGAAGTCGTAACAAGGTAGCCGTATCGGAAGGTGCGGCTGGATCACCTCCTTTCTAAGGATATATTCGGAACATCTTCTTACGAAGATGCAGGAATAACATTGACATATTGTATTCAGTTTTGAATGCTCATTGGAGTATTCACATCGTGAATGGGCCTATAGCTCAGCTGGTTAGAGCGCACGCCTGATAAGCGTGAGGTCGGTGGTTCGAGTCCACTTAGGCCCACCATTGATTTTAATAAGTTTTTATGGGGGCTTAGCTCAGATGGGAGAGCGCCTGCTTTGCACGCAGGAGGTCAGCGGTTCGATCCCGCTAGTCTCCACCATGAAAAATTTTGTACATTGAAAACTAGATAAGTAAGTAAAATTTATGATTTTACCAAGCAAAACCGAGTGAATTAGAGTTTTTTAACAAGCTTTGAATTCAAAAAGAAATAATCGCTAGTGTTCGAAAGAACACTCACAGATTAATAACATTTTGGGTTTTCAACCGACTTGTTCGTGTTGAAAGTCAAAAAAGATTAAGTTATTAAGGGCGCACGGTGGATGCCTTGGCACTAGAAGCCGACGAAGGACGTTACTAACGACGATATGCTTTGGGGAGCTGTAAGTAAGCTTTGATCCAGAGATTTCCGAATGGGGAAACCCAGCACGAGTTATGTCGTGTTATCGATATGTGAATACATAGCATATCTGAAGGCAGACGCGGAGAACTGAAACATCTTAGTACCCGCAGGAAGAGAAAGAAAAATCGATTCCCTGAGTAGCGGCGAGCGAAACGGGAAGAGCCCAAACCAACGAGCTTGCTTGTTGGGGTTGTAGGACACTCTATACGGAGTTACAAAAGAACAGACTAGACGAATCATCTGGAAAGATGAATCAAAGAAGGTAATAATCCTGTAGTCGAAAGTTTGTTCACTCTTGAGTGGATCCTGAGTACGACGGAACACGAGAAATTCCGTCGGAATCTGGGAGGACCATCTCCCAAGGCTAAATACTCTCTAGTGACCGATAGTGAACCAGTACCGTGAGGGAAAGGTGAAAAGTACCCCGGAAGGGGAGTGAAATAGAACTTGAAACCGTGTGCTTACAAGTAGTCAGAGCCCGTTAATGGGTGATGGCGTGCCTTTTGTAGAATGAACCGGCGAGTTACGATTTGATGCAAGGTTAAGCAGTGAATGTGGAGCCGTAGCGAAAGCGAGTCTGAATAGGGCGTTGAGTATTTGGTCGTAGACCCGAAACCAGGTGATCTACCCATGACCAGGTTGAAGTTCAGGTAACACTGAATGGAGGACCGAACCGACTTACGTTGAAAAGTGAGCGGATGAGTTGTGGGTAGCGGAGAAATTCCAATCGAACCTGGAGATAGCTGGTTCTCTCCGAAATAGCTTTAGGGCTAGCCTCAAGTGATGATTATTGGAGGTAGAGCACTGTTTGGACGAGGGGCCCTTATCGGGTTACCGAATTCAGACAAACTCCGAATGCCAATCAATTTAACTTGGGAGTCAGAACGCGGGTGATAAGGTCCGTGTTCGAAAGGGAAACAGCCCAGACCACCAGCTAAGGTCCCAAAATATATGTTAAGTGGAAAAGGATGTGGCGTTGCCCAGACAACTAGGATGTTGGCTTAGAAGCAGCCATCATTTAAAGAGTGCGTAATAGCTCACTAGTCGAGTGACACTGCGCCGAAAATGTACCGGGGCTAAACATATTACCGAAGCTGTGGATTGTCCGTAAGGACAATGGTAGGAGAGCGTTCTAAGGGCGTTGAAGCATGATCGCAAGGACATGTGGAGCGCTTAGAAGTGAGAATGCCGGTGTGAGTAGCGAAAGACGGGTGAGAATCCCGTCCACCGATTGACTAAGGTTTCCAGAGGAAGGCTCGTCCGCTCTGGGTTAGTCGGGTCCTAAGCTGAGGCCGATAGGCGTAGGCGATGGATAACAGGTTGATATTCCTGTACCACCATTATTCGTTTTAAGCGATGGGGGGACGCAGTAGGATAGGCGAAGCGTACGATTGGATTGTACGTCCAAGCAGTGAGATTGAGTGTTAGGCAAATCCGGCATTCTTAAGATTGAGCTGTGATGGGGAGAGGAAATTGTTTCCTCGAGTCGTTGATTTCACACTGTCAAGAAAAGCCTCTAGCTAGAATTGTGGTGCCCGTACCGCAAACCGACACAGGTAGTCAAGATGAGAATTCTAAGGTGAGCGAGCGAACTCTCGTTAAGGAACTCGGCAAAATGACCCCGTAACTTCGGGAGAAGGGGTGCTCTTTAGGGTTAACGCCCAGGAGAGCCGCAGTGAATAGGCCCAAGCGACTGTTTATCAAAAACACAGGTCTCTGCTAAACCGTAAGGTGATGTATAGGGGCTGACGCCTGCCCGGTGCTGGAAGGTTAAGAGGAGTGGTTAGCTTCTGCGAAGCTACGAATCGAAGCCCCAGTAAACGGCGGCCGTAACTATAACGGTCCTAAGGTAGCGAAATTCCTTGTCGGGTAAGTTCCGACCCGCACGAAAGGCGTAACGATTTGGGCACTGTCTCAACGAGAGACTCGGTGAAATCATAGTACCTGTGAAGATGCAGGTTACCCGCGACAGGACGGAAAGACCCCGTGGAGCTTTACTGTAGTCTGATATTGAAATTCGGCACAGCTTGTACAGGATAGGTAGGAGCCTGAGATACGTGAGCGCTAGCTTACGTGGAGGCGTTGGTGGGATACTACCCTCGCTGTGTTGGATTTCTAACCCGCACCATTTATCATGGTGGGAGACAGTGTCAGATGGGCAGTTTGACTGGGGCGGTCGCCTCCTAAAGAGTAACGGAGGCGCTCAAAGGTTTCCTCAGAATGGTTGGAAATCATTCATAGAGTGTAAAGGCATAAGGAAGCTTGACTGCGAGACTTACAAGTCGAGCAGGGTCGAAAGACGGACTTAGTGATCCGGTGGTTCCGCATGGAAGGGCCATCGCTCAACGGATAAAAGCTACCCCGGGGATAACAGGCTTATCTCCCCCAAGAGTTCACATCGACGGGGAGGTTTGGCACCTCGATGTCGGCTCATCGCATCCTGGGGCTGTAGTCGGTCCCAAGGGTTGGGCTGTTCGCCCATTAAAGCGGTACGCGAGCTGGGTTCAGAACGTCGTGAGACAGTTCGGTCCCTATCCGTCGTGGGCGTAGGAAATTTGAGAGGAGCTGTCCTTAGTACGAGAGGACCGGGATGGACATACCTCTGGTGTACCAGTTGTCGTGCCAACGGCATCGCTGGGTAGCTATGTATGGACGGGATAAGTGCTGAAAGCATCTAAGCATGAAGCCCCCCTCAAGATGAGATTTCCCAACTTCGGTTATAAGATCCCTCAAAGATGATGAGGTTAATAGGTTCGAGGTGGAAGCATAGCGATATGTGCAGCTGACGAATACTAATCGATCGAAGACTTAATCAAATTTTAAATGTTTTGTTTGGTTGAATCATATTTTACTTACTATCTAGTTTTGAATGTATAATTTCATACATTTCATTGTCTGGTGACAATGGCAAGGAGGTCACACCTGTTCCCATGCCGAACACAGAAGTTAAGCTCCTTAGCGCCGATGGTAGTCGGACTTACGTTCCGCAAGAGTAGGACGTTGCCAGGCAATTTATATGGAGGATTAGCTCAGCTGGGAGAGCATCTGCCTTACAAGCAGAGGGTCGGCGGTTCGAACCCGTCATCCTCCACCATTTATTTAATTTAGCCGGCCTAGCTCAACTGGTAGAGCAACTGACTTGTAATCAGTAGGTTGGGGGTTCAAGTCCTCTGGCCGGCACCATTTTGATGAGCCATTAGCTCAGTTGGTAGAGCATCTGACTTTTAATCAGAGGGTCAGTGGTTCGAGCCCACTATGGCTCACCATTATCATTTTAATATCGCGGGTGTGGCGGAATTGGCAGACGCACTAGACTTAGGATCTAGCGCCTTACGGCGTGGGGGTTCGACTCCCTTCACCCGCATATGCAGAAGTAGTTCAGCGGTAGAATACGACCTTGCCAAGGTCGGGGTCGCGGGTTCGAATCCCGTCTTCTGCTCCATTATTTTGCCGGGGTGGCGGAACTGGCAGACGCACAGGACTTAAAATCCTGCGATAAGTGATTATCGTACCGGTTCGATTCCGGTCCTCGGCATCATCCTATAAAAATTATGCGCCCATAGCTCAACTGGATAGAGTACTTGACTACGAATCAAGAGGTTATAGGTTCGACCCCTATTGGGCGCACTAATTTACGGGAAGTAGCTCAGCTTGGTAGAGCACTTGGTTTGGGACCAAGGGGTCGCAGGTTCGAATCCTGTCTTCCCGATTCCCTGAAAATTTATATATGGGGGCTTAGCTCAGATGGGAGAGCGCCTGCTTTGCACGCAGGAGGTCAGCGGTTCGATCCCGCTAGTCTCCACCATATTTAATACAAACTAAAATACAACGGCGGTGTAGCTCAGCTGGCTAGAGCGTACGGTTCATACCCGTGAGGTCGGGGGTTCGATCCCCTCCACCGCCACTAATTATTAGTTGTAAATTATATTTAGGACCTTTAGCTCAGTTGGTTAGAGCTAACGGCTCATAACCGTTCGGTCGCAGGTTCGAGTCCTGCAAGGTCCATATAATTTTGGAGGAATACCCAAGTCCGGCTGAAGGGATCGGTCTTGAAAACCGACAGGGGCTTAACGGCCCGCGGGGGTTCGAATCCCTCTTCCTCCGCCATCTTTATAATAATTGAATATAATTTATTTTTAGCTAATATTTGTGGAGGAATACCCAAGTCCGGCTGAAGGGATCGGTCTTGAAAACCGACAGGAGCTTAACGGCTCGCGGGGGTTCGAATCCCTCTTCCTCCGCCATTTATATTATTAACGCGGGATGGAGCAGTTCGGTAGCTCGTCGGGCTCATAACCCGAAGGTCGGTGGTTCAAATCCGCCTCCCGCAATTTTTAAAAGGTCCCGTAGTGTAGCGGTTAACACGCCTGCCTGTCACGCAGGAGATCGTGGGTTCGAATCCCATCGGGACCGCCATTTATTATGGTTCAGTAGCTCAGTTGGTAGAGCAATGGATTGAAGCTCCATGTGTCGGCAGTTCGATTCTGTCCTGAACCATTTTTAATGCAAGCCGGCCTAGCTCAACTGGTAGAGCAACTGACTTGTAATCAGTAGGTTGGGGGTTCAAGTCCTCTGGCCGGCACCATCTTTTTTGGAGGGGTAGCGAAGTGGCTAAACGCGGCGGACTGTAAATCCGCTCCTTCGGGTTCGGCAGTTCGAATCTGCCCCCCTCCACCATTTATTTAATTTAATAGGGGCATATTTCAACGGTAGAATAGAGGTCTCCAAAACCTTTGATGTGGGTTCGATTCCTACTGCCCCTGCCATGGCGGTTGTGGCGAAGTGGTTAACGCATCGGATTGTGGTTCCGACACTCGTGGGTTCGATTCCCATCATCCGCCCTTAGTATTATTGGGCTATAGCCAAGCGGTAAGGCAATGGACTTTGACTCCATCACGCGCTGGTTCGAATCCAGCTAGCCCAGTTTTTTATTGGCGGCATAGCCAAGTGGTAAGGCAGAGGTCTGCAAAACCTTTATCACCGGTTCAAATCCGGTTGCCGCCTTCAACAATATGCGGGAGTAGTTCAACTTTTAGAACACGTTCCTTCCCGGAATGAGGTATAGGTGTAAGTCCTATCTTCCGCTCCATATTAAATTATTATATCCCATGCGGGGGTAGTTCAACTCTTAGAACACGTTCCTTCCCGGAACGAGGTGTAGGTGTAAGTCCTATCCTCCGCTCCATATTATTTTGCGGGAGTAGTTCAACTTTTAGAACACATTCCTTCCCGGAATGAGGTATAGGTGTAAGTCCTATCTTCCGCTCCATTTATTCTTCCATTGAGGAAGTTTTTTTTTACACTTTTTTAAGTATATAAATTTAATAATCACTTTGGATTGTTGTTTATTTATATTGAGGTAAATATTATTTTAACGTCTTAATCAATGTGGTATTATTAAGTGGTTATGTTATATGAAGTAATAATTAATACTTGATTTATGTATAATTAAAAATTTGAACTATAGGAGCTATAATTTCTATGATACGTACAATGATGAATGGAAAAATTCACAGAGCAAGAGTAACAGAATCTAATTTAAACTATGTAGGTAGTATTACGATTGATAAAGATATATTGGAAGCAGTAGATATATTACCCAATGAGAAAGTGGCAATTGTAAATAATAATAATGGTGCACGTTTTGAAACCTATGTTATTGAAGGAGAACGTGGAAGTGGTAAGATATGCTTAAATGGAGCTGCTTCTAGTTAGTAGAAGTAGACGATGTTGTGATTATTATGACATATGTTCAATTAAATGAAACTGAGCTTATAAATCACGTACCTAAAGTAGCTGTAATGAATGAATTTAACCAAATAACACAAATGATTGGTGAAAAGGAAAATGAAATAATTTTAGATTGATTTTTAAGTAAATAGTTAATTTGATCTGTACTTAATAATTTGCTTCTAATTAAAAATGATGAATTTATTTAAATTAAGACGTGGTAATTAGTTTAATTTATTTATAAGGCAAATATATTATGAATAGTGACAATTTATACTTTTTTAGTAAGGTGTTTTTCTTTCAAAAGCTAGTGATTACGCTCTTTATTAAGAAATCTATTGACGACAAAAGTTCTAAGTTATATAATGTATTTATGCTGTTTCGAACATAAACGGTTACTTTTTGTAAAATAAGTGATCGCTCAATTTTTTATTGAGCCGGTGTGGCGGAATTGGCAGACGCGCGGGACTCAAAATCCCGTTCCTTCTTGGAGTGTCGGTTCGATCCCGACCACCGGTATAACTATAGTAATAAACAGACTCTGTTTGTTTTTGAACCTCGTATCTACGAGGTTCTTTTTTTATGTCAAATATACGTTTTGTTTTAAATTTAAAAAAAGAATATAAATCATTGATATTATATTTACCATTATAACTTTATATTGTGGTTTTTAAGAAAGTATAATATTATGAGTCTAATGCTTTATTTGGAGGAAAATGAATGTCTAAGAGTAAAACTAAAAATAATAGTAGTAAACAATTTTTTAGCAACATACTTCAAGCTGTGGGTGCTGGTGTTGTAATTGCATTAATACCGAATGCAATGTTAGGAGAGTTATTAAAATTCTTCAAAGAAGATAATCAATTATTAGAATCAGTGTATCAATTGGTTGTATTAATTCAATCATTTATGGCTTTTATTATTGGAGTATTAGCAGCGCATCAATTTAAATTTAGTGGTGCTGGTGCAACGATGGTTGGCGTTTCTGCAATGCTTGGTAGTGGGGCAGTAAAAATAACATCAAACGGTTTTATGTTAAATGGTATTGGAGATATTATAAATACGATATTAGTAGTCATGGTAGCCTGTTTTTTATATTTAATACTTCAAAACAAATTAGGATCGCTTGAAATGATTATTTTACCGGTAGTGATTCCGGTTGTAAGTGGCATTATAGGTATTTATACACTAGGGTATGTATCGAATGTGACGAAAGGAATTGGACATTTAGTGAGTTCTTTTACAGAACTGAATCCTATGTTGATGTCTATCCTTATCTGTGTTACATATTCTTTATTAATGGTTACACCCATATCTGTGGTAGCAATTGCCACTGCAATTGGTTTGTCTGGTTTAGGAAGTGGTGCAGCTAATATGGGTATTGTAGCAGCTTGTGTAACATTTTTATTCGGTTCAATACGAGTGAATGGTGCAGGTGTCAATCTTGTATTAATTATTGGTGCAGCTAAAATGATGATTCCAGTATACTTTAAACATTTAATCATCGCGGTGCCTTTAGTTATTAATGGTATCATAGGAGGGTTAATTGCTTATTTCATAGGAATTCAAGGGACACCAATGTCTGCTGGTTTTGGTTATACAGGTTTAGTAGGGCCAATAAACGCATTTAATCGGATGGATGGTGATCCAGTAATAAATATTATCCTTTTAATTTTTGGTTATCTTATTATTCCATTTGTAGCAGCATTTTTTGTACATGAATTATGTAAAAAATTCATAGGCAATTATTCAGATGACATATATAGATTTGAAATACCAAAACAATAAAGTGTTTTGAATTTGTGTATGGCAGTTGGTTATCTAAGAAAATGAATATCTATACATTTTCAAGGTATTGTATAGGTGTAGTTAAGTCTAAAAATCTAAAACTTTAAGTTTATTATAGTGTCAATATTATTTTCTATGTCTATATATTTTACTTTAAGGTATGGAGTATAAATTAATGTATATTAACAAGCATGACAGCAACCTGTAATTGATTATGAAGCATAGGGCAGAAATTAAATTTTCTAGTGGGTCTTTTGTAGTTCCACCTATGTAATCAAGGCAGAGATAACTATGATAAAGGTCTGCCTGAGCTAACGTGCATGTATAAGTTTCACTATAATTATATATAAGATTTAGCCTATGCATAAGAACTACTCGTTTCCATAAGAATAGGAAAAATAGTTTCTTTAAAATAAGTAGGCTATACATTTTCAATTTAGTCATTTAGTGCCTAATTGAACAAGAGTCTGAGACATCTAGTTTTGTCCCAGGCTCTCTTTTTTATACTCAAGGGACAGAATTTGAGGTAATTAGCTGTTTATATAAGTTTAAATAGATTCCTAAAATTATATTGAATATTATTTCGTAATTATGTATAATAATGAATTATATAGAAAGGGGTTAGAAAATGAAACACATGATTAAATTGATTATGACTGTTATTTTAATTAGTAGCGGTATATTAACTTACATTAGCCCTGTTGCACATGGAGCGGAACAGGATCAATGGGATAAAATAAAAGCGCGTGGTGAATTACGCGTAGGTTTATCTGCAGATTATGCACCATATGAATTTGAGCATAATGTAAATGGTAAATCGGAATATGCAGGTATCGATATTGACTTAGCTAAAAAATAGCTAAAGATAATCATCTGAAATTAAAAATTGTAAATATGCAATTTGACAGTTTATTGGGAGCAATTAAGACTGGGAAAGTCGATTTAATTATTTCTGGTATGACACCAACACCAGAGCGTGAAAAAGAAGTAGATTTTTCTAACCCATATATGACAGTCCAACAAAAAATGATAATAAAAAAATCAGATGCAGATAATTTAAAAGATATTGATGATTTTGCAAATAAAAAAATAGGTGTTCAAAAACAAACACAACAAGAAAAAATTGCTCAGAGTGAAATTG
Protein-coding sequences here:
- a CDS encoding PTS transporter subunit IIC, producing MSKSKTKNNSSKQFFSNILQAVGAGVVIALIPNAMLGELLKFFKEDNQLLESVYQLVVLIQSFMAFIIGVLAAHQFKFSGAGATMVGVSAMLGSGAVKITSNGFMLNGIGDIINTILVVMVACFLYLILQNKLGSLEMIILPVVIPVVSGIIGIYTLGYVSNVTKGIGHLVSSFTELNPMLMSILICVTYSLLMVTPISVVAIATAIGLSGLGSGAANMGIVAACVTFLFGSIRVNGAGVNLVLIIGAAKMMIPVYFKHLIIAVPLVINGIIGGLIAYFIGIQGTPMSAGFGYTGLVGPINAFNRMDGDPVINIILLIFGYLIIPFVAAFFVHELCKKFIGNYSDDIYRFEIPKQ
- a CDS encoding peroxiredoxin — its product is MLKKGDQFPLFELENQNGELITNETIKGKKAVLYFYPRDNTPTCTTEACDFRDNIALFNELNASVYGISGDSKKKHQNFSDKLDLNFDLLVDTDYKLSEAVGVYQLKKSFGKESMGIVRTTFVIDETGQIIDIIEKVKVKTQIDELKQILG
- a CDS encoding phosphoglycerate dehydrogenase, with product MKAVSLMKLGDLENELKARFPNVDFVFSNGLSDIDDKDRETLEILFGYDGKLDESFLKQCPNLNWIAWYATGVNNLPLEYISKHNIKLTNAKGVHAKQMSEFIFAYILDDYKKMRTSYINQKNKYYDSSLTGSRLSGEKILFIGTGSIAQQTARIANVMGMTVMGVNTTGHTIEGFSKIYPINELKEALQEANIVINTLPETKDTIHLLEREHFECMDHNCLFINVGRGTVVKEEILIEALKEKLIRHAYLDVFENEPLQPSNELYQLNNVTITAHITGNGNENKSEVTGIFEKNLKSILNNNELIENVVNPLNGY
- the perR gene encoding peroxide-responsive transcriptional repressor PerR encodes the protein MSAELETIEHQLEDSITSLRNNGVRITPQRQAILKFLIASHTHPTADEIYQALSPDFPNISVATIYNNLRVFKDIGIVKELPYGDSSSRFDFSTHNHYHVICEQCGKIVDFHYPQLDEVEQLAQHVTDFNVTHHRMEIYGLCKDCQDK